From Tachyglossus aculeatus isolate mTacAcu1 chromosome 12 unlocalized genomic scaffold, mTacAcu1.pri SUPER_6_unloc_1, whole genome shotgun sequence, the proteins below share one genomic window:
- the LOC119921075 gene encoding uncharacterized protein LOC119921075 — MISTPASVVVILLLLRGTDGDSVDQTKGHMTLTQGAALTINCTYEISGYPNLFWYVQYPKEALQLLLSDLSQNEDKDGDGFHAENIRDSKSFHLSKRRVDLGDSAVYYCAVSDTVTGATGGAVHKPLTDPAGMRSLGNTERTSGEDRVEQTPPSLSIQAGENSTMNCSYKISGFNSLQWYRQDHGKGPISLFVVRLNKEVKSEERFTVLLNTDTKHSFLNITASQPGDSATYFCAGETQ; from the exons ATGATCTCCACTCCTGCCTCAGTGGTTGTGATCTTGTTGCTGTTGC GAGGAACAGATGGAGACTCTGTGGATCAGACCAAAGGTCATATGACCCTAACGCAAGGGGCAGCGCTCACTATCAACTGTACATATGAAATCAGTGGATACCCTAATCTCTTCTGGTATGTCCAGTACCCGAAAGAAGCACTTCAGCTCCTTCTGAGTGACTTGTCACAAAACGAAGATAAAGATGGCGACGGTTTTCATGCAGAAAATATTCGGGATAGCAAGTCCTTTCATCTGAGCAAACGGAGAGTCGACCTGGGGGACTCGGCCGTGTACTACTGTGCTGTGAGTGACACAGTGACAGGGGCTACAGGGGGAGCTGTACACAAACCCCTGACAGATCCAGCAGGAATGAGGAGTCTGGGCAACACCGAAA GGACAAGTGGCGAGGACAGGGTGGAGCAGACTCCTCCCTCCCTGAGCATCCAGGCGGGGGAGAACAGCACCATGAACTGCAGCTACAAAATCAGTGGTTTCAACAGCCTGCAGTGGTACCGGCAGGACCATGGGAAAGGCCCTATTTCCTTGTTTGTCGTGCGTCTGAATAAGGAGGTTAAAAGTGAAGAAAGATTCACCGTCCTGCTCAATACAGATACCAAACACAGCTTCCTGAACATCACAGCCTCCCAGCCCGGAGACTCAGCCACCTACTTCTGTGCCGGGGAGACACAGTGA